The following proteins come from a genomic window of Asterias amurensis chromosome 15, ASM3211899v1:
- the LOC139948198 gene encoding nuclear receptor subfamily 6 group A member 1-like, giving the protein MKRSSVDMEFADRPYLMCKSPKMDAICNNNNNEPIFKKLPPTKRWSGLYKGEDRMSVSPLAKSPSKDEVFLSEESSMDANPIHCRPPLPPPPLLMVPGLIPTSVGQVTPRTSEGLLMKSQRQSLGGMDSPLCGLSPFTVLPSPSCQPSPSPSLPTPGAFLPPSLPNGNFLFPPFTAGIPFSAATRFPFPPQLPFQTHQFLRENELKVRSQSESAVSGLDSQGHSEESNSDEDDSLMLCSICCDKATGLHYGIITCEGCKGFFKRTVQNKRVYTCVGSGNCEVTKAQRNRCQYCRFQKCLHMGMMLEAVREDRMPGGRNTGLSYKSKPKNYDKLRKKFQQIAQQKAQLSRKNRADKQALKAARDTLKSEKDQKSKSSPQSPSSGGGSAGIHKLNSHIDVRQLKPQTAQLIEVLQQTESAVLKVSSKEKGKTGSPALIAGMTLDEFLGQQCSLGDTLVFNLVQWVKHLPFYTQLSQVEHTYILKTKWVELLILCTVSRAMYFKQNSGEKVLGFEHCVHQNLLTLQECMNKTMDLKLDMGVFREEMGEAVEELTRLAASFRTLNISRNEYLLLKVIILLNFKNRSSSDVVRQVQHPYVLALRDFVEVNHQLSRFEEIMSQLPELQKCSELLSNSKLIYMPYLLNAVAMAKS; this is encoded by the exons ATGAAGCGCTCTTCAGTAGACATGGAGTTCGCCGACAGACCGTACCTCATGTGTAAATCACCCAAGATGGACGCCATctgtaacaacaacaacaacgagcCCATCTTCAAGAAACTCCCACCGACCAAACGCTGGAGTGGACTCTACAAAGGGGAGGACCGCATGTCCGTCTCCCCCCTCGCCAAAAGCCCCAGCAAGGACGAAGTATTTCTCAGCGAGGAGTCTTCAATGGACGCAAACCCAATTCACTGCCGCCCCCCACTTCCCCCACCCCCATTACTGATGGTCCCCGGACTTATCCCAACGAGCGTCGGACAGGTCACACCAAGAACCAGCGAGGGTTTGTTGATGAAAAGCCAGCGCCAATCCCTCGGAGGCATGGACTCCCCACTCTGTGGCCTCAGTCCCTTCACCGTCCTCCCCTCCCCAAGTTGTCAACCCTCACCGTCGCCCAGTCTTCCCACCCCGGGTGCATTCCTCCCACCATCACTCCCAAATGGGAACTTTCTTTTCCCACCGTTCACTGCCGGGATCCCGTTCTCCGCAGCGACACGTTTCCCGTTCCCGCCGCAACTGCCGTTCCAGACGCACCAGTTCCTGCGCGAGAATGAACTCAAAGTCAGATCGCAGTCGGAGAGTGCCGTCTCCGGGCTGGACAGCCAGGGCCACAGCGAGGAGAGCAATTCGGACGAGGACGACTCGTTGATGCTGTGCAGCATCTGCTGCGACAAAGCCACAGGGTTGCACTACGGCATCATAACCTGCGAGGGGTGCAAGGGTTTCTTTAAAAGAACAGTTCAGAACAAAAGAGTATACACTTGTGTCGGGAGCGGAAATTGTGAAGTAACAAAAGCCCAACGGAATCGTTGTCAATACTGCCGGTTTCAGAAATGTCTACACATGGGAATGATGCTCGAAG ctgTTCGTGAGGACCGGATGCCAGGGGGTCGGAACACCGGACTTTCATACAAG aGTAAACCTAAGAACTACGACAAACTCCGCAAGAAGTTCCAGCAGATTGCTCAACAGAAAGCGCAGCTAAGCCGCAAGAACCGGGCCGATAAACAAGCCCTGAAAGCAGCCAGAGACACGCTCAAATCCGAGAAAGACCAGAAGTCAAAGAGCTCACCACAAAGTCCGTCGTCGGGCGGGGGCAGCGCGGGCATCCACAAGCTGAACTCCCACATCGACGTACGGCAGCTCAAACCCCAGACGGCACAGCTTATCGAGGTCCTCCAGCAGACCGAATCGGCCGTCTTGAAAGTCTCGTCTAAAGAGAAGGGGAAAACCGGATCGCCGGCCCTCATTGCGGGGATGACCCTAGATGAGTTTTTGGGGCAGCAGTGCTCGCTCGGCGACACCCTGGTCTTCAACCTAGTCCAGTGGGTGAAGCACCTCCCCTTCTACACCCAGCTATCGCAAGTTGAACACACGTACATCCTGAAGACGAAGTGGGTGGAACTCTTGATCCTGTGCACGGTCTCCCGGGCAATGTATTTCAAGCAGAACAGTGGTGAGAAGGTACTTGGGTTTGAGCACTGTGTGCATCAGAATCTACTCACCCTACAGGAGTGCATGAACAAGACGATGGATCTCAAGTTGGACATGGGCGTGTTCCGGGAGGAGATGGGCGAGGCCGTTGAGGAGCTGACGAGACTCGCCGCGtcgttcaggacgctcaacatCTCACGCAATGAGTACTTACTCCTTAAAGTCATCATCCTTCTTAATTTCA AAAACCGTTCAAGCAGCGATGTCGTCCGCCAGGTCCAGCATCCGTACGTCTTGGCCCTGCGAGACTTCGTCGAAGTCAACCACCAGCTCAGCCGCTTTGAGGAGATTATGAGCCAACTTCCCGAGTTGCAGAAGTGCTCTGAGCTGCTGTCCAACAGCAAACTGATTTACATGCCGTATCTGCTCAACGCGGTTGCCATGGCGAAATCCTGA